A portion of the Polaribacter cellanae genome contains these proteins:
- a CDS encoding 3-oxoacyl-ACP synthase — MNLKQELFKQCEAFVNKRLQNIEEVISSNQKALQSETKSSAGDKHETGRAMLQLEMEKAGQQLAGVSQMKEILNKIDVSKQSKNAHLGSIIFTEKANYFLSISAGQLAVAGIKYFAISVSSPIGKLLLGKQETDEVIFNGNSIKILKIQ; from the coding sequence ATGAATTTAAAACAAGAACTTTTTAAGCAATGTGAAGCTTTTGTAAACAAACGTTTACAAAATATAGAAGAGGTAATTTCTTCTAACCAAAAAGCATTACAATCGGAAACCAAAAGTTCTGCTGGCGATAAACACGAAACAGGTCGTGCAATGTTGCAGTTAGAAATGGAAAAAGCAGGCCAGCAATTGGCGGGAGTTTCTCAAATGAAAGAGATTTTAAATAAAATAGATGTTTCCAAACAATCGAAAAATGCACATTTAGGAAGCATTATCTTTACAGAAAAAGCCAATTATTTCCTATCAATTTCTGCTGGGCAACTAGCAGTTGCAGGCATAAAATACTTTGCGATTTCTGTTTCTTCTCCCATTGGAAAATTATTGTTAGGAAAACAGGAAACTGACGAGGTTATTTTTAATGGAAATTCAATAAAAATTCTTAAAATTCAGTAA
- a CDS encoding NAD(P)/FAD-dependent oxidoreductase: MKKKISIIGGGSSALFVASFLDSKKFDVTIYEKNKTLGRKFLVAGKGGFNLTHSENIADFIERYTPSKFLKKALVNFDNNHFRDWLKEIGIETYVGSSKRIYPEKGIKPIEVLNAIISTLEKKNVAIKYNHTWLGFNAKNELLFNENRIVSSDITIFALGGGSWKVTGSNGTWLNTFKNKGISTIPFQVSNCAFGIGWKPAFIKNFEGKPLKNIAITCNNKQQKGEAVITKFGLEGNAIYGLSPQIREQLKLHEKAQIYIDLKPAFSLDILTEKVEKSTFKNTTQILKKELKLSEVQIGLLKKYLTKEVFLNEDLLVKNIKRFPLEITETANLDEAISTVGGISLNAVDENFELRKLQNHFCIGEMLDWDAPTGGYLLQACASMGVFLAKNLNKKFTEF; encoded by the coding sequence ATGAAAAAAAAGATATCAATTATTGGAGGTGGATCTTCAGCTCTTTTTGTCGCTTCTTTTTTAGACTCTAAAAAGTTCGATGTTACTATTTACGAAAAAAATAAAACCTTAGGAAGAAAGTTTTTAGTCGCAGGAAAAGGCGGTTTTAATTTAACACATTCAGAAAATATTGCTGATTTTATTGAACGTTACACACCTTCTAAATTTCTAAAAAAAGCCTTAGTAAATTTCGATAATAATCATTTTAGAGATTGGCTTAAAGAAATAGGAATCGAAACTTATGTAGGAAGTAGCAAGCGTATTTACCCAGAAAAAGGCATCAAACCCATTGAAGTTTTAAATGCGATTATTTCTACTTTAGAAAAGAAAAATGTTGCCATAAAATACAACCACACTTGGTTGGGTTTTAATGCTAAAAATGAATTACTGTTTAACGAAAATAGAATTGTAAGTTCAGATATTACCATTTTTGCTTTGGGTGGTGGAAGTTGGAAAGTAACAGGTTCTAATGGAACTTGGCTAAATACTTTCAAAAATAAAGGTATTTCAACAATTCCTTTTCAAGTTTCTAATTGCGCTTTTGGCATTGGTTGGAAACCAGCATTTATCAAAAATTTTGAAGGAAAACCGCTAAAAAATATTGCAATTACCTGTAATAATAAACAACAAAAAGGCGAAGCTGTAATTACAAAGTTCGGATTGGAAGGAAACGCAATTTATGGGTTGAGTCCACAAATTAGAGAGCAATTAAAACTCCATGAAAAAGCACAAATTTATATCGATTTAAAACCAGCTTTCTCTTTAGATATTCTTACTGAAAAAGTAGAAAAATCGACTTTTAAAAACACGACTCAAATTCTAAAAAAGGAATTAAAACTAAGTGAGGTTCAAATTGGTTTATTAAAAAAATATTTAACCAAAGAAGTCTTTTTAAACGAAGATTTATTGGTAAAAAACATCAAAAGATTTCCTTTAGAAATTACAGAAACTGCTAATTTAGACGAAGCAATTTCTACTGTTGGTGGAATTTCTTTAAATGCTGTCGACGAAAATTTTGAGCTTCGGAAATTACAAAACCACTTTTGCATTGGAGAAATGTTAGATTGGGATGCACCAACTGGTGGTTATTTATTGCAAGCTTGTGCAAGTATGGGTGTTTTTCTTGCAAAAAATCTAAATAAAAAATTTACTGAATTTTAA
- a CDS encoding ABC transporter ATP-binding protein, with translation MLKVQNISFSYTKNKPVLNDFNFTLKKGEHLCVMGESGCGKSTLLKIIYGLLDVDKGTIFWKENEVLGPKEHLVPGMDFFKYVAQDFDLMPYISVSENIKKHLSRFYPEESEKRTQELLEVIEMKAFKNTKVKNLSGGQKQRVAIARALAKEPELLLLDEPFGQIDNFKKNALRRRLFAYLKEKNIACIVATHDKNDALSFADKLLIIRNHKILAYNSPKEIYNSPKEKYVAALFDDVNEITINGKTHLLYPHQIKVVEKSKEKATITNAYFKGSYWLIEAEFDNQKVFFNRKTNLEVKTQINLLFDVNLSK, from the coding sequence ATGCTAAAAGTCCAAAACATATCTTTCAGTTACACAAAAAACAAACCCGTTTTAAATGACTTTAACTTTACTTTAAAAAAAGGAGAACATTTATGTGTTATGGGTGAAAGTGGTTGTGGAAAATCGACACTTTTAAAAATAATTTATGGTTTATTAGATGTAGATAAAGGAACTATTTTCTGGAAAGAAAATGAAGTTTTAGGACCCAAAGAACATTTAGTTCCAGGAATGGATTTCTTTAAATACGTCGCGCAAGATTTCGATTTAATGCCTTATATTTCTGTTTCTGAAAATATTAAAAAACACTTATCTCGTTTTTACCCTGAAGAAAGCGAAAAACGTACACAAGAATTATTGGAAGTTATAGAAATGAAAGCTTTTAAAAACACGAAAGTTAAAAATTTAAGTGGCGGACAAAAACAACGTGTGGCAATCGCAAGAGCACTTGCAAAAGAGCCTGAGTTATTATTGTTAGACGAACCTTTTGGGCAGATAGACAACTTCAAAAAAAACGCTTTAAGAAGACGTTTGTTTGCTTATTTAAAAGAGAAAAATATTGCTTGTATTGTTGCAACACACGATAAAAATGATGCACTTTCGTTTGCAGATAAATTACTAATTATTCGTAATCATAAAATTTTAGCTTACAATTCTCCGAAAGAAATTTACAATTCTCCAAAAGAGAAATACGTTGCAGCTTTGTTTGATGATGTTAACGAAATTACAATTAATGGAAAAACACATTTGCTATATCCACATCAAATAAAAGTTGTAGAAAAATCAAAAGAGAAAGCAACTATAACAAACGCTTATTTTAAAGGTTCTTATTGGTTAATTGAAGCTGAGTTTGATAATCAAAAAGTATTTTTTAATCGTAAAACCAATCTCGAAGTAAAAACACAAATAAACCTTTTATTTGATGTTAATTTATCAAAATAA
- a CDS encoding M28 family peptidase, translating into MKRFSTIISVLIVLGVIYWSFSDAKPSLESHTTHIETDFSIDNALQHLKNISKKAHFVGTKAHKEVQDYIKNELTKLGLATEIQTQTAINTKWFAATTTENIIARIKGSGNGKALMLLTHYDSSPHSSLGASDAGSGVVTILEGIRAFLAKNETPKNDIIILISDAEELGLLGAQAFVDEHKWAKNVGLVLNFEARGSGGPSYMLMETNGKNSKLLSEFMAAKPNYPAANSLMYSIYKKLPNDTDLTVFREDANINGFNFAFIGDHFDYHTAQDSYERLDRETLLHQADYFTTTLNYFSNSNLSNLNSNEDFVYVNFPFVKLLSYPFSWVMPMLVIAFIVFMVLLFFGFSLNKITIKGALKGFVPFLVSLILCGGISFGLWKLLLVIHPHYADILHGFTYNGYTYILAFVFLNLWLLFTIYKRTSKEEKPTNLLIAPIVIWLLINVLISNLLKGAGFFIIPIFSSLLILAIAIFLNLEEKSKRILFTILSIPTIYIFAPLVKMFPVGLGLKILFVSAIFIVLIFGLMVLTFHQKKSFWTQKWSGILAILFFGIATYNNGFSIDNKKPNSLVYIQNSDAKTAYFGTYNNTLDSYTEQIFKDNFVKGGIENAETKSKYNTRFKFHKKTAFKNISSAEISIEIDTIIGGKRFLELAVIPNRKINKIEFLTKNALKIQQFKVNDVLVNNGKSYEVKNGTFLIYHLGNEDQNVVLSFTVDATEKLDLVINEISNDLLSNENFNLKPRTKEMMPMPFVTNDAIIITKKLEL; encoded by the coding sequence ATGAAAAGATTTTCTACCATTATTTCTGTTCTTATTGTTTTGGGGGTTATTTACTGGAGTTTTTCTGATGCAAAACCTTCTTTAGAAAGCCATACAACACATATTGAAACCGATTTTTCTATCGATAATGCGCTTCAACATTTAAAAAATATTAGTAAAAAAGCACATTTTGTTGGAACTAAAGCACATAAAGAAGTGCAAGATTATATTAAAAACGAACTTACGAAATTAGGTTTAGCAACGGAAATTCAAACGCAAACTGCCATTAATACAAAATGGTTTGCAGCTACAACTACCGAAAATATTATTGCACGCATAAAAGGTTCTGGAAATGGGAAAGCGCTAATGCTTTTAACACATTACGATTCGAGCCCACATTCTTCTTTGGGCGCAAGTGATGCAGGTTCTGGAGTGGTAACTATTTTAGAAGGTATTAGAGCGTTTTTAGCGAAAAACGAAACGCCAAAAAACGATATTATTATTTTAATTTCTGATGCTGAAGAATTGGGGTTATTAGGAGCTCAAGCTTTTGTAGACGAACATAAATGGGCAAAAAATGTTGGTTTGGTTTTAAATTTTGAAGCCAGAGGAAGTGGAGGTCCTTCTTATATGTTAATGGAAACGAATGGAAAAAACAGCAAATTATTGTCGGAATTTATGGCTGCAAAACCAAATTATCCTGCAGCAAATTCGTTAATGTATTCCATTTATAAAAAATTACCAAACGATACAGATTTAACCGTTTTTAGAGAAGATGCCAATATAAATGGATTCAATTTTGCATTTATTGGCGATCATTTCGATTATCATACAGCACAAGATTCTTACGAACGTTTAGACAGGGAAACACTGTTACACCAAGCAGATTATTTTACAACGACTTTAAATTATTTTTCAAATTCTAATTTGTCTAATTTAAATTCAAATGAAGATTTCGTCTACGTAAATTTTCCGTTTGTTAAACTATTAAGCTATCCTTTTTCTTGGGTAATGCCCATGCTAGTTATTGCATTTATTGTATTTATGGTTTTATTATTCTTTGGGTTTTCATTAAATAAAATTACCATAAAAGGGGCACTTAAAGGGTTTGTCCCCTTTTTAGTTTCATTAATTTTATGTGGTGGAATTTCTTTCGGGTTGTGGAAATTATTGTTGGTTATTCATCCACATTATGCAGATATTTTACATGGTTTTACCTACAATGGTTACACGTATATTTTGGCTTTTGTATTCTTAAATTTATGGTTGCTTTTTACAATTTATAAAAGAACTTCCAAAGAAGAAAAACCAACGAACTTATTAATTGCGCCAATTGTTATTTGGCTTTTAATTAATGTTTTAATTAGTAATCTATTAAAAGGTGCAGGATTTTTTATAATTCCCATTTTTTCTAGTTTGCTAATTTTAGCAATTGCTATTTTCTTAAATTTAGAAGAAAAATCGAAACGTATTTTATTTACCATTTTATCGATACCAACCATTTACATTTTCGCGCCTTTGGTAAAAATGTTTCCTGTTGGTTTGGGGTTAAAAATACTATTTGTAAGTGCCATTTTTATAGTACTAATTTTTGGTTTGATGGTTCTTACGTTTCATCAAAAAAAATCGTTTTGGACACAAAAATGGTCTGGAATTTTAGCCATTTTATTTTTCGGAATCGCCACCTACAATAACGGATTTTCTATTGATAATAAGAAACCTAATAGTTTGGTTTACATCCAAAATTCAGATGCTAAAACTGCTTATTTTGGAACCTATAACAATACTTTAGATAGTTATACTGAACAAATTTTTAAAGACAATTTCGTTAAAGGCGGCATAGAAAATGCAGAAACAAAAAGTAAATACAACACTCGTTTTAAATTTCATAAAAAAACAGCTTTTAAAAATATTTCAAGTGCAGAAATAAGTATAGAAATAGACACTATTATTGGCGGAAAACGATTCTTAGAGTTGGCAGTTATTCCTAATAGAAAAATAAATAAAATAGAATTTCTTACTAAAAATGCGCTTAAAATTCAGCAGTTTAAAGTGAATGATGTTTTGGTAAATAATGGGAAATCTTATGAAGTTAAAAATGGGACTTTTTTAATATATCACTTAGGGAATGAAGACCAAAATGTTGTGCTTTCTTTTACTGTTGATGCCACTGAAAAACTAGATTTAGTAATTAATGAAATTTCTAACGATTTACTTTCCAACGAAAATTTTAATTTAAAACCAAGAACAAAAGAAATGATGCCAATGCCATTTGTAACCAATGATGCAATTATTATTACTAAAAAGCTAGAATTATAG
- a CDS encoding CBS domain-containing protein, whose product MGIKSFQGKRDANQAKEESQILVADYMTTNLITFKAEDSLDHVIEQLITHKISGGPVVNDKNELIGIISETDCIKHISESKYYNMPADINNTVEKYMVTDVDTIDKNMNVFDAAFKFISSHRRRFPVVEKGKLIGQLSQKDVLKAAIKVDGNTWL is encoded by the coding sequence ATGGGAATCAAGAGTTTTCAAGGAAAAAGAGATGCAAATCAAGCTAAAGAAGAATCGCAAATTTTAGTTGCAGATTATATGACAACGAATTTAATAACCTTTAAAGCAGAAGACTCCTTGGATCATGTAATCGAACAATTAATAACCCATAAAATTTCTGGAGGCCCAGTTGTTAACGATAAAAACGAATTAATTGGTATTATTTCTGAAACAGATTGTATTAAACATATTTCGGAAAGTAAATACTACAATATGCCAGCAGACATTAATAATACTGTGGAAAAATATATGGTTACAGATGTAGATACGATTGATAAAAATATGAATGTTTTCGATGCTGCATTTAAATTTATTAGTTCTCACAGACGCAGATTTCCAGTTGTAGAAAAAGGAAAATTAATTGGACAATTAAGTCAGAAAGATGTTTTAAAAGCGGCTATTAAAGTAGATGGAAATACTTGGCTATAG
- a CDS encoding helix-turn-helix domain-containing protein, translating into MGDYLKQYRLENGYTAFEMSLELDVYNSTIYKWENNLTKLQGNNLNKIIEFMGYDPRIQNKIKI; encoded by the coding sequence ATAGGAGACTACTTAAAACAATATAGGCTAGAAAATGGTTATACTGCTTTTGAAATGTCATTAGAATTAGATGTTTACAATTCTACCATTTATAAGTGGGAAAATAACCTCACAAAACTACAAGGAAATAACTTAAATAAAATAATAGAATTTATGGGTTACGACCCAAGAATTCAGAACAAAATAAAAATATAA
- a CDS encoding single-stranded DNA-binding protein, whose amino-acid sequence MNSLRNKVQLIGNLGNDPEIITLESGKKLAKFSLATNDSYKDASGQKIDNVQWHNLIAWNKTADIVEKYVTKGKEIAIEGKLTSRSYETKEGEKRYVTEVVVNELLMFGNK is encoded by the coding sequence ATGAATTCACTTAGAAACAAAGTACAATTAATAGGAAATTTAGGAAACGATCCAGAAATAATTACATTAGAATCTGGAAAGAAATTAGCAAAGTTTTCTTTGGCAACAAATGATAGTTATAAAGATGCTTCAGGACAGAAGATTGATAATGTTCAATGGCATAATCTAATTGCATGGAATAAGACAGCAGATATTGTTGAGAAATATGTCACCAAGGGAAAAGAAATAGCAATTGAAGGTAAATTGACATCTCGTTCTTATGAAACCAAAGAAGGAGAAAAGAGATATGTAACAGAAGTTGTTGTTAATGAACTTTTGATGTTTGGGAATAAGTAG
- a CDS encoding DUF6577 family protein encodes MNDIFSFYKKYENKVKKTTINWRIYTLIDDGVIQRVGRGKYKLGKQKEFKPLVSEETQSLYLKLTEEFPFLDISIWSTKWIAQWMLHIPNIYETIIEVEKGAEENVFYFLSDIRDNVFLNPSKDILDKYANRNESIVIIKNLITDAPLQDVEQVKIPSIEKILVDLIIDTELYAAYQGRDLDSIIENAFQYNTIKKDTLLRYADRRRKKPFVKERIYKKDSK; translated from the coding sequence GTGAACGATATATTTTCCTTTTATAAGAAGTACGAAAACAAGGTTAAAAAGACAACTATTAATTGGCGTATTTATACCCTAATTGATGATGGAGTTATACAAAGAGTAGGTAGAGGGAAATACAAACTTGGAAAGCAAAAAGAGTTTAAACCACTAGTCTCTGAAGAAACTCAAAGTTTATATTTGAAACTAACAGAAGAGTTTCCTTTTTTAGACATTTCAATTTGGTCTACTAAATGGATTGCACAGTGGATGCTACATATCCCTAATATCTATGAAACAATTATAGAAGTAGAAAAAGGTGCTGAAGAAAACGTTTTTTATTTTCTTTCAGATATTCGAGACAATGTTTTCTTAAACCCATCAAAAGATATTTTAGATAAATATGCAAACAGAAATGAAAGCATAGTTATTATAAAGAACTTAATAACAGATGCGCCTCTTCAAGATGTAGAACAAGTTAAGATTCCGAGTATAGAAAAAATATTAGTAGACCTTATTATAGATACCGAACTTTATGCAGCATATCAAGGTCGTGACCTTGATAGTATTATTGAAAATGCTTTTCAATACAATACGATTAAAAAAGACACCCTGCTTCGCTATGCTGATAGAAGAAGAAAAAAGCCATTTGTAAAAGAAAGAATCTATAAAAAAGATAGTAAATGA
- a CDS encoding nucleotidyl transferase AbiEii/AbiGii toxin family protein, whose product MILPESLQTDWINANREKFHADPIIIEKVIRALVLLEALQSVGLNFIFKGGTSLMLMIQEPRRFSIDIDIIIENKEQDIEALLGKVVASTDFIKWEEKIRKPKSGIEKRHFKLFYTPQTKQDGDINNILLDIVFEENPYVETQETEVSHFLLSEKEKPIKVITPTLEAILGDKLTAYGPNTTGVPLSKPKEVLKQIYDIASIFDRIPSLKGVRENFIKVAHDELAYKGLDSDHFQVIIDDNINNSYNFCTNGKVDKDTFKIMQSGVSNLTGFIYGEKFREPQAQIAVAKASYIVKQIERNKTNIERFDKSVDMKSWVINDHNYSFLNKLKKHNLEAFHYWYKTLQEV is encoded by the coding sequence ATGATTTTACCTGAAAGCCTACAGACTGATTGGATTAATGCAAATAGAGAGAAATTTCATGCTGACCCAATAATCATAGAAAAAGTAATTAGAGCATTAGTTCTATTAGAAGCTCTGCAATCTGTAGGACTTAATTTCATTTTCAAAGGAGGTACATCATTAATGCTAATGATACAAGAGCCGAGAAGATTTTCCATTGATATAGATATTATCATTGAAAATAAAGAGCAAGATATTGAAGCTCTGTTAGGAAAAGTAGTCGCATCTACTGATTTTATTAAATGGGAAGAAAAAATAAGAAAGCCTAAATCTGGTATTGAGAAACGGCACTTCAAATTATTTTACACACCTCAAACAAAACAAGATGGAGATATAAATAATATTTTGCTTGATATTGTTTTTGAAGAAAATCCTTATGTAGAAACACAAGAAACGGAAGTTTCCCATTTTCTTTTATCAGAAAAAGAAAAGCCAATAAAAGTTATCACTCCAACACTCGAAGCCATTCTTGGAGATAAATTAACTGCTTATGGGCCCAATACAACGGGAGTTCCATTAAGCAAACCAAAGGAAGTTTTAAAACAAATTTATGATATCGCAAGTATTTTTGACAGAATACCGTCACTAAAAGGTGTTCGAGAAAACTTCATAAAAGTAGCACATGACGAACTTGCTTATAAAGGATTAGACTCTGATCACTTTCAAGTGATAATAGATGACAATATTAATAATTCTTATAATTTCTGCACCAATGGAAAGGTTGATAAAGATACGTTTAAGATAATGCAATCTGGGGTAAGTAATTTAACTGGTTTTATTTATGGCGAAAAATTCCGAGAACCTCAAGCACAAATTGCTGTAGCAAAAGCATCTTATATCGTAAAACAAATAGAGCGAAATAAAACTAATATTGAACGATTTGATAAATCTGTTGATATGAAATCATGGGTAATAAATGACCATAATTACTCTTTTCTAAATAAATTAAAAAAGCACAATTTAGAAGCATTTCATTATTGGTATAAAACGCTTCAAGAAGTATGA
- the tnpA gene encoding IS200/IS605 family transposase, giving the protein MSKYKKFSHAVYKCDYHIVWVPKYRFRILKGAIKELVERDIRMLCEWKHCEVGELTVQEDHIHLLVSVPPKVSISKLMGTLKGKIAIKLFKSYPKLKKKPYWGNHFWARGYFVSTVGLDEEMIKRYVKYQEKEEKRVEDQQQKFDF; this is encoded by the coding sequence ATGAGCAAATATAAGAAATTTAGCCATGCAGTTTATAAATGCGACTACCATATTGTATGGGTTCCAAAATATCGTTTTCGGATTTTGAAGGGAGCGATAAAGGAACTTGTCGAGCGAGATATAAGAATGCTCTGTGAATGGAAGCATTGCGAGGTCGGGGAGCTTACTGTTCAGGAGGATCATATCCACTTGTTGGTTTCGGTTCCTCCCAAAGTTTCAATCTCGAAGTTGATGGGCACATTGAAAGGAAAGATTGCTATAAAACTGTTCAAGAGTTATCCCAAACTGAAAAAGAAGCCCTATTGGGGCAATCACTTTTGGGCTCGTGGGTATTTTGTGAGTACGGTTGGATTGGACGAAGAAATGATAAAAAGATATGTCAAATACCAAGAAAAAGAAGAAAAGCGGGTTGAGGATCAGCAACAAAAGTTTGATTTTTGA
- a CDS encoding DEAD/DEAH box helicase has product MPLPPPMGAIQSYLLRSVISTSKTDHFETLSKVLIHDSERNKLILKDVYYELNKDRKIVIITERKEHIKVLYQYLKTKYEVIPISGEDNVASRKSKWKSIQQSNYQAIITTGQFFGEGIDIKDISGLFLVYPFAFKGKLIQYIGRIQRSELTPIIYDYRDNQIPYLNKLFLKRNTYYRNLDRQATLFDDLNETVDVNSKKHQDIDKIIKVPINDLDFHYGMICFSYKASSQTSLQFEIENEEIQPEFEVLKPYFSKILNSKFITVRIQVGFEDTIIASQLATSEDVDRINKQIVDSVKFQFVEQNFIKTSKSRDEKENEEVSKKIGSFFGSEGSLLEALLKNINYTHHRQLLYLAKHHLYKTLKIRFVLYPFSFVFLLEGQEKYHIILETLDTKEATYVWCLSKEVLLFKKELEQINQTLNLIRNNGRQSFLETKNENFSKVIHDYSEDQKGFYKWKNTLEERLI; this is encoded by the coding sequence ATGCCCTTGCCGCCTCCTATGGGGGCTATCCAAAGCTACCTTCTTAGAAGTGTGATTTCTACTTCAAAAACTGACCATTTTGAAACACTTTCAAAAGTACTCATTCACGATTCAGAAAGAAACAAACTAATATTAAAAGATGTCTATTATGAATTAAATAAAGACCGAAAAATTGTAATTATTACAGAACGAAAAGAGCATATTAAGGTTCTGTATCAGTACTTAAAAACCAAATATGAAGTTATTCCTATTTCAGGAGAAGATAATGTCGCTTCACGAAAATCAAAATGGAAAAGTATACAGCAAAGTAATTATCAGGCAATTATAACCACTGGTCAGTTTTTTGGAGAAGGTATTGATATTAAGGATATTTCTGGTCTTTTTTTAGTGTACCCTTTTGCTTTTAAAGGAAAACTAATTCAATATATTGGACGCATACAACGCTCTGAATTGACTCCAATTATTTATGATTATCGAGATAATCAAATCCCATATCTTAACAAACTATTTTTAAAACGAAACACATATTATCGAAATTTAGATAGACAAGCAACGCTATTCGATGATTTAAACGAAACTGTTGATGTAAACTCAAAAAAACATCAGGATATTGATAAGATTATAAAAGTACCAATTAATGATTTAGATTTTCATTACGGAATGATTTGCTTTTCATACAAGGCATCATCCCAAACATCTCTTCAATTTGAAATCGAAAATGAGGAAATACAACCAGAATTTGAGGTTTTGAAACCTTATTTTTCAAAAATCCTGAATTCTAAATTTATTACTGTTCGTATTCAGGTTGGTTTTGAGGATACAATCATCGCTTCTCAACTGGCAACATCAGAAGATGTTGATCGTATTAATAAACAAATTGTAGATAGCGTAAAATTTCAATTTGTAGAGCAAAATTTTATTAAAACTAGTAAATCTAGGGATGAGAAAGAAAATGAAGAAGTTTCTAAAAAAATAGGTTCCTTCTTTGGTTCTGAGGGTAGTCTACTGGAAGCCTTATTAAAAAACATTAATTATACTCATCATAGACAGTTATTATATCTAGCAAAACACCATTTATATAAAACGTTAAAAATTAGATTTGTTTTATATCCATTTTCATTTGTCTTCTTATTGGAAGGACAAGAAAAATATCATATCATTTTAGAAACATTAGATACTAAAGAGGCTACTTATGTTTGGTGTCTTTCTAAAGAAGTTCTACTATTTAAAAAAGAACTAGAGCAAATAAACCAAACTCTGAATTTGATTCGAAATAATGGTCGTCAATCCTTTTTAGAAACTAAAAACGAAAACTTTAGTAAGGTTATTCATGATTACAGCGAAGATCAAAAGGGATTTTATAAATGGAAAAATACTTTGGAAGAAAGATTAATTTAA